A genome region from Acropora muricata isolate sample 2 unplaced genomic scaffold, ASM3666990v1 scaffold_725, whole genome shotgun sequence includes the following:
- the LOC136906991 gene encoding ephrin type-B receptor 1-B-like isoform X2: MVWKAWILELTLGWIFLHFSTGERAILLQRPKPGVIGPASWFWATRKESDDPMGAGWLAPSEGKSTYSVCDIKAKKPSNWLTSDSLYPRNVKEIHITINYTIPLRCASLRKDSHRRNCKEEFDVYGYQILGEANGSNLDQKKGNFSKIKTVSPSGNISNMSAIPWEVAKFSLPIKERTSSVILAIHDSGACIVLNSFMVTYSVCPDMVLPDSLLVLPQTVAPTNESEIVRVSGKCVDNSKETSQGPEAICGKNGKWILADSAKEACLCNPGWQRDVAKCRECPAGSFKENLGNNRCTKCPMNSVSNADRKYCKCRQGFFRAPRETIAENCTALPSKPRHLKTLTKNQTTVVLSWSHSHHRGGRSDLFYEIECKIACQKEQTSCSQDCGSQVLFLPRQRNISDTQATITKLFPQTSYRFTVYAKNGVSGVAEGKGFASNFAHLKVDTLESVPGKPELTVKRIDSTSVRVSWNLKNGNEGIHYFLVTYYPLEDKFDRHIKNTTESAITIDGLQPDVVYQLVVVAKNRMGYGPVSEEVNIQGMETVTVAEIQQSEDNTKLWLLTGAVVGGTLFIFFVIAIVVVIRAKRRKSDRKRANTFEAELFSTDGLAQYVDPSNYGDPMEAVRTFAAEIEENQIKLESIIGGGEFAEVFKGFYDGSAVAVKRLKQGSSLKAMDDFISEASIMGQFKHANVIQLKGVVTTTRPLMIVTEFMEGGSLDSFLKEQKGKLTTLQLIGMIRGVASGMAYLSAINFIHRDLAARNILVGENMICKVSDFGLSRELEEDDPESEYQAQGGKIPIRWTAPEAIRYRKFSSASDVWSFGIVVWETMSFGERPYWDWNNFQVMDRVEGGYRLPVPVKCPKIVHSVMMDCWDQDRTQRPRFEEILKRLDNLIRTPEMLHDELVCYTSAVSADFTKLNTIGEWLKSLHMEQYNANFKTAGYKDLTQVTCLKESDLKEIGVGLIGHRNKIYKSIKSMRKHFDNMPEAV; encoded by the exons ATGGTGTGGAAAGCGTGGATTTTAGAGCTGACATTGGGTTggattttccttcatttttcaactggagAAAGAG CCATTCTGTTACAAAGACCCAAACCTGGAGTGATTGGGCCTGCAAGCTGGTTTTGGGCAACAAGGAAAGAAAGTGATGACCCAATGGGAGCTGGG tgGCTGGCCCCTTCTGAGGGTAAATCAACTTATTCTGTGTGCGATATCAAAGCTAAGAAACCAAGCAACTGGTTGACAAGTGATAGTTTGTATCCAAGAAACGTGAAAGAAATCCACATCACTATCAACTACACAATACCGCTAAGATGTGCATCTCTCAGAAAAGATTCTCACAGACGAAACTGCAAGGAAGAATTTGATGTGTATGGCTATCAGATTTTGGGGGAAGCCAATGGCTCAAATTTGGAtcaaaaaaagggaaatttcagtaaaataaaGACAGTTTCACCGTCTGGAAATATCTCAAACATGTCTGCCATtccttgggaagttgctaaatTTTCACTGCCTATCAAGGAAAGAACATCCAGTGTGATTCTTGCCATTCATGACAGTGGCGCGTGTATTGTCTTGAATTCTTTTATGGTTACATACAGTGTTTGCCCGGACATGGTTTTACCTGACAGTCTATTAGTTCTACCGCAAACTGTAGCTCCAACAAATGAGTCTGAAATTGTGAGAGTTTCTGGCAAATGTGTGGATAATTCAAAAGAGACATCCCAAGGGCCGGAGGCCATTTGtgggaaaaatggaaaatggatTCTCGCAGACAGTGCAAAAGAAGCTTGTCTTTGCAACCCAGGATGGCAGAGAGACGTCGCTAAATGTCGCG AATGCCCAGCCGGTTCTTTCAAAGAGAACCTTGGAAATAATAGATGTACAAAGTGTCCAATGAACAGCGTTTCAAATGCAGACCGGAAATACTGCAAATGCCGGCAGGGGTTCTTCCGTGCTCCGAGGGAGACCATCGCTGAAAACTGCACAG CTCTTCCTTCCAAACCAAGGCATCTAAAAACGTTAACCAAGAATCAAACAACAGTAGTTCTGTCATGGTCTCATTCTCACCATCGTGGGGGACGAAGCGACTTGTTTTACGAGATAGAGTGCAAGATTGCTTGCCAAAAGGAACAGACAAGCTGCAGCCAGGATTGCGGGTCACAAGTACTTTTCCTACCCCGACAAAGAAACATATCCGACACCCAAGCGACCATAACCAAGCTGTTTCCCCAAACATCTTACAGATTCACGGTCTACGCGAAAAACGGAGTCAGTGGCGTGGCGGAGGGAAAAGGTTTCGCTTCAAACTTTGCGCACCTGAAGGTCGACACTCTTGAATCAG TTCCGGGAAAGCCCGAGCTTACTGTGAAAAGGATCGACAGCACTTCGGTGCGTGTGTCCTGGAATCTAAAGAATGGAAACGAAGGCATCCATTATTTCTTGGTGACGTATTATCCACTGGAAGATAAATTCGATAGACACATCAAGAACACAACTGAATCAGCCATCACAATCGACGGGCTTCAACCGGACGTTGTATACCAGTTAGTG GTTGTTGCTAAGAACAGGATGGGGTATGGCCCAGTTAGCGAAGAGGTCAATATTCAAGGAATGGAAACAG TGACAGTCGCTGAAATTCAACAATCCGAAGACAACACGAAGTTGTGGCTTCTGACAGGCGCTGTTGTGGGAGGCACTCTGTTCATCTTCTTTGTCATAGCTATTGTTGTCGTTATTCGAGCGAAGCGAAG AAAGTCAGACCGTAAAAGAGCAAACACGTTTGAAG CTGAACTATTCTCAACCGACGGCCTCGCTCAGTACGTAGATCCAAGCAACTATGGCGACCCAATGGAAGCTGTGAGGACTTTTGCTGCGGAGATTgaagaaaatcaaatcaaattagaAAGCATCATTGGTGGAG GTGAATTCGCCGAAGTGTTTAAGGGATTTTACGATGGCTCAGCTGTTGCAGTGAAAAGACTTAAG CAAGGTTCCAGTCTAAAGGCAATGGACGATTTCATCTCCGAAGCGTCCATCATGGGTCAATTTAAACATGCTAATGTTATCCAACTGAAAGGAGTTGTAACGACAA CCCGACCGCTGATGATCGTAACAGAGTTTATGGAAGGAGGATCTCTTGACTCTTTCTTAAAG GAACAAAAAGGCAAACTTACAACCCTTCAGCTTATTGGCATGATAAGGGGCGTGGCATCTGGAATGGCATATCTTTCAGCTATTAACTTTATCCACAGG GATCTTGCAGCTCGCAATATTTTGGTTGGTGAAAATATGATTTGCAAAGTGTCTGACTTTGGACTTTCAAGGGAATTAGAGGAGGATGATCCTGAATCCGAGTATCAAGCACAG GGGGGCAAAATCCCAATTCGGTGGACAGCGCCGGAAGCAATACGATACCGGAAGTTCAGTTCAGCAAGTGATGTGTGGAGTTTTGGCATTGTTGTGTGGGAGACAATGTCGTTTGGTGAAAGGCCATACTGGGATTGGAACAATTTTCAG GTTATGGATAGAGTGGAGGGAGGCTATAGACTTCCAGTCCCTGTG AAATGCCCCAAGATCGTTCATAGTGTGATGATGGACTGTTGGGATCAGGACAGAACGCAAAGACCAAGATTTGAGGAAATTTTAAAACGACTGGATAATCTCATTCGCACTCCTGAAATGCTTCACGATGAGCTAGTGTGTTATACAAG tgctGTGTCTGCGGATTTCACCAAATTGAATACCATTGGTGAGTGGCTAAAGAGCTTGCACATGGAACAGTATAATGCTAATTTCAAAACTGCGGGCTACAAAGATTTGACTCAAGTGACTTGCCTCAAAGAGAGTGATCTGAAAGAAATTGGAGTTGGCTTGATCGGTCACAGGAATAAGATTTACAAGAGTATCAAATCGATGAGAAAGCATTTTGATAACATGCCTGAAGCTGTTTAA
- the LOC136906991 gene encoding ephrin type-B receptor 1-B-like isoform X1 encodes MVWKAWILELTLGWIFLHFSTGERAILLQRPKPGVIGPASWFWATRKESDDPMGAGWLAPSEGKSTYSVCDIKAKKPSNWLTSDSLYPRNVKEIHITINYTIPLRCASLRKDSHRRNCKEEFDVYGYQILGEANGSNLDQKKGNFSKIKTVSPSGNISNMSAIPWEVAKFSLPIKERTSSVILAIHDSGACIVLNSFMVTYSVCPDMVLPDSLLVLPQTVAPTNESEIVRVSGKCVDNSKETSQGPEAICGKNGKWILADSAKEACLCNPGWQRDVAKCRECPAGSFKENLGNNRCTKCPMNSVSNADRKYCKCRQGFFRAPRETIAENCTALPSKPRHLKTLTKNQTTVVLSWSHSHHRGGRSDLFYEIECKIACQKEQTSCSQDCGSQVLFLPRQRNISDTQATITKLFPQTSYRFTVYAKNGVSGVAEGKGFASNFAHLKVDTLESVPGKPELTVKRIDSTSVRVSWNLKNGNEGIHYFLVTYYPLEDKFDRHIKNTTESAITIDGLQPDVVYQLVVVAKNRMGYGPVSEEVNIQGMETVTVAEIQQSEDNTKLWLLTGAVVGGTLFIFFVIAIVVVIRAKRRKSDRKRANTFEAAELFSTDGLAQYVDPSNYGDPMEAVRTFAAEIEENQIKLESIIGGGEFAEVFKGFYDGSAVAVKRLKQGSSLKAMDDFISEASIMGQFKHANVIQLKGVVTTTRPLMIVTEFMEGGSLDSFLKEQKGKLTTLQLIGMIRGVASGMAYLSAINFIHRDLAARNILVGENMICKVSDFGLSRELEEDDPESEYQAQGGKIPIRWTAPEAIRYRKFSSASDVWSFGIVVWETMSFGERPYWDWNNFQVMDRVEGGYRLPVPVKCPKIVHSVMMDCWDQDRTQRPRFEEILKRLDNLIRTPEMLHDELVCYTSAVSADFTKLNTIGEWLKSLHMEQYNANFKTAGYKDLTQVTCLKESDLKEIGVGLIGHRNKIYKSIKSMRKHFDNMPEAV; translated from the exons ATGGTGTGGAAAGCGTGGATTTTAGAGCTGACATTGGGTTggattttccttcatttttcaactggagAAAGAG CCATTCTGTTACAAAGACCCAAACCTGGAGTGATTGGGCCTGCAAGCTGGTTTTGGGCAACAAGGAAAGAAAGTGATGACCCAATGGGAGCTGGG tgGCTGGCCCCTTCTGAGGGTAAATCAACTTATTCTGTGTGCGATATCAAAGCTAAGAAACCAAGCAACTGGTTGACAAGTGATAGTTTGTATCCAAGAAACGTGAAAGAAATCCACATCACTATCAACTACACAATACCGCTAAGATGTGCATCTCTCAGAAAAGATTCTCACAGACGAAACTGCAAGGAAGAATTTGATGTGTATGGCTATCAGATTTTGGGGGAAGCCAATGGCTCAAATTTGGAtcaaaaaaagggaaatttcagtaaaataaaGACAGTTTCACCGTCTGGAAATATCTCAAACATGTCTGCCATtccttgggaagttgctaaatTTTCACTGCCTATCAAGGAAAGAACATCCAGTGTGATTCTTGCCATTCATGACAGTGGCGCGTGTATTGTCTTGAATTCTTTTATGGTTACATACAGTGTTTGCCCGGACATGGTTTTACCTGACAGTCTATTAGTTCTACCGCAAACTGTAGCTCCAACAAATGAGTCTGAAATTGTGAGAGTTTCTGGCAAATGTGTGGATAATTCAAAAGAGACATCCCAAGGGCCGGAGGCCATTTGtgggaaaaatggaaaatggatTCTCGCAGACAGTGCAAAAGAAGCTTGTCTTTGCAACCCAGGATGGCAGAGAGACGTCGCTAAATGTCGCG AATGCCCAGCCGGTTCTTTCAAAGAGAACCTTGGAAATAATAGATGTACAAAGTGTCCAATGAACAGCGTTTCAAATGCAGACCGGAAATACTGCAAATGCCGGCAGGGGTTCTTCCGTGCTCCGAGGGAGACCATCGCTGAAAACTGCACAG CTCTTCCTTCCAAACCAAGGCATCTAAAAACGTTAACCAAGAATCAAACAACAGTAGTTCTGTCATGGTCTCATTCTCACCATCGTGGGGGACGAAGCGACTTGTTTTACGAGATAGAGTGCAAGATTGCTTGCCAAAAGGAACAGACAAGCTGCAGCCAGGATTGCGGGTCACAAGTACTTTTCCTACCCCGACAAAGAAACATATCCGACACCCAAGCGACCATAACCAAGCTGTTTCCCCAAACATCTTACAGATTCACGGTCTACGCGAAAAACGGAGTCAGTGGCGTGGCGGAGGGAAAAGGTTTCGCTTCAAACTTTGCGCACCTGAAGGTCGACACTCTTGAATCAG TTCCGGGAAAGCCCGAGCTTACTGTGAAAAGGATCGACAGCACTTCGGTGCGTGTGTCCTGGAATCTAAAGAATGGAAACGAAGGCATCCATTATTTCTTGGTGACGTATTATCCACTGGAAGATAAATTCGATAGACACATCAAGAACACAACTGAATCAGCCATCACAATCGACGGGCTTCAACCGGACGTTGTATACCAGTTAGTG GTTGTTGCTAAGAACAGGATGGGGTATGGCCCAGTTAGCGAAGAGGTCAATATTCAAGGAATGGAAACAG TGACAGTCGCTGAAATTCAACAATCCGAAGACAACACGAAGTTGTGGCTTCTGACAGGCGCTGTTGTGGGAGGCACTCTGTTCATCTTCTTTGTCATAGCTATTGTTGTCGTTATTCGAGCGAAGCGAAG AAAGTCAGACCGTAAAAGAGCAAACACGTTTGAAG CAGCTGAACTATTCTCAACCGACGGCCTCGCTCAGTACGTAGATCCAAGCAACTATGGCGACCCAATGGAAGCTGTGAGGACTTTTGCTGCGGAGATTgaagaaaatcaaatcaaattagaAAGCATCATTGGTGGAG GTGAATTCGCCGAAGTGTTTAAGGGATTTTACGATGGCTCAGCTGTTGCAGTGAAAAGACTTAAG CAAGGTTCCAGTCTAAAGGCAATGGACGATTTCATCTCCGAAGCGTCCATCATGGGTCAATTTAAACATGCTAATGTTATCCAACTGAAAGGAGTTGTAACGACAA CCCGACCGCTGATGATCGTAACAGAGTTTATGGAAGGAGGATCTCTTGACTCTTTCTTAAAG GAACAAAAAGGCAAACTTACAACCCTTCAGCTTATTGGCATGATAAGGGGCGTGGCATCTGGAATGGCATATCTTTCAGCTATTAACTTTATCCACAGG GATCTTGCAGCTCGCAATATTTTGGTTGGTGAAAATATGATTTGCAAAGTGTCTGACTTTGGACTTTCAAGGGAATTAGAGGAGGATGATCCTGAATCCGAGTATCAAGCACAG GGGGGCAAAATCCCAATTCGGTGGACAGCGCCGGAAGCAATACGATACCGGAAGTTCAGTTCAGCAAGTGATGTGTGGAGTTTTGGCATTGTTGTGTGGGAGACAATGTCGTTTGGTGAAAGGCCATACTGGGATTGGAACAATTTTCAG GTTATGGATAGAGTGGAGGGAGGCTATAGACTTCCAGTCCCTGTG AAATGCCCCAAGATCGTTCATAGTGTGATGATGGACTGTTGGGATCAGGACAGAACGCAAAGACCAAGATTTGAGGAAATTTTAAAACGACTGGATAATCTCATTCGCACTCCTGAAATGCTTCACGATGAGCTAGTGTGTTATACAAG tgctGTGTCTGCGGATTTCACCAAATTGAATACCATTGGTGAGTGGCTAAAGAGCTTGCACATGGAACAGTATAATGCTAATTTCAAAACTGCGGGCTACAAAGATTTGACTCAAGTGACTTGCCTCAAAGAGAGTGATCTGAAAGAAATTGGAGTTGGCTTGATCGGTCACAGGAATAAGATTTACAAGAGTATCAAATCGATGAGAAAGCATTTTGATAACATGCCTGAAGCTGTTTAA
- the LOC136906995 gene encoding proto-oncogene tyrosine-protein kinase receptor Ret-like, protein MTDTPDLEMERNEITFIRLLGSGNFDPLLLILEYMPYGDLLGYLQISRGHHDIYNSGEKKPTSRLTDTDLLSFAWMIADGMSYLAGMRVVHQDLAARNILVGENKVSKISDLDFPVMCT, encoded by the exons ATGACTGACACTCCAGACCTTGAAATGGAGCGAAATGAAATCACGTTTATAAGGCTTCTAGGAAGTGGCAACTTTG ATCCTCTGCTTTTGATCTTGGAGTACATGCCCTATGGGGATCTGCTGGGTTATCTGCAAATAAGCAGAGGTCACCACGACATTTATAACTCAGGAGAGAAGAAACCTACCTCAAGGCTCACTGACACGGACCTTTTGTCATTTGCTTGGATGATAGCTGATGGCATGAGCTATTTGGCCGGCATGAGG GTTGTACATCAAGACTTGGCTGCTCGTAATATTCTCGTTGGTGAAAACAAAGTTAGTAAAATTTCCGACTTGGACTTTCCCGTGATGTGTACGTAA